GAACCCGCGCCAGCAACAACTAACAAAGGACCGCAGTAATGTTCGACAGCTTGACGTTGGCTGGGGTTGAGATGGCTGAGAAAATCAATAGTTGTTGTCATAGCGGTATAGGTAGATCATCGACCACTTGCATATTAGCAGAGTATACCTGTGAGTAATCGGCTGGCAACAGATTAGACACCTGGTGAACACTAAAAGACTGTTGACAACAGCATCTTCACTCTTGCATAGTCAACGGTAGATGAACAGTGAAAGTAGATCCCACCCCCGGCTGACTTTTGACAAAAACTTCACCACCCATCATTTGGCAAAAGTGACGGCTAATGGCTAAACCCAAGCCAGTCCCACCATACCTTTTTGTGGTGGATGTATCCCCTTGTGTAAAAGGCTTAAATAATTGTTGTTGTTGACTCTCAGACATCCCAATACCCGTGTCAGTCACGCTGAAAGTAATCATATCAAAAGCAGCCTCTGGTGGTAAGTCTGTCTTTTCCCTTTTGACTGTTAAAGTTACCTTGCCATTGGTGGTAAACTTGGCGGAATTGCTGAGTAAGTTTAATAAAACTTGCCGCATCCTCGTTTGATCTGCGTACATAGTGCCAAGTTGTTGATCACAATACACTTCTAAGATATTATTGTTTTTATCTATAGCCGATTTGACTGTCAGCACCACATTATTGATCAACTTCGCAATTTCAAATGTCTCTGGGTAAAGAGTCATTTTACCCGCTTCAATTTTTGACAAGTCGAGGATGTCATTAATCAGTTCCAGCAGGTGTCTACCCGCAGAGTTAATGGTTTCTAAATCAGTAATGAAATCTCCTGTTAAATCTAAATCGGTAGCGTCGTCTTGGAGCAGTTGACTCAAGCCAATTACAGCATTTAATGGCGTGCGTAATTCGTGGCTGACATTGGCTAAAAATACGCTTTTAGCTTTGCTCGCAGCTTCCGCTAATTCTTTCGCTTGTTCTAGTTCTTTTGTGCGCTCAGATACACGTTCAATCAAGCGATTTAGAGATTTAGCTAATAAGCCAATTTCATCTTCAGTGGTAACGGGAGCGCGTAAATCAAAATTAGATTTTCTCGCTACTTGTTCAGCTACTTGAGTTACAATGATAACTGGTTCAGCGATCGCACGGCTAGTACGCCAAGCTACAATGGCAGCGATCGCCACTGATACCAGCATACTCATAATCACAATAAATCTCTCAACTTTTTTGGCTTGATCTACATCTTTTTGCCGTTCTTGCTCTTGATTTTCGGCAATTTTCAGGATATTGCTTAATCTGAACGAGAGTTGCTCTAGTTGTATGGCTGTTTCACCACGCATAATTTTGAGTAACTTATCTCGCACCAGTGCAATCTTTTCTGGCTGTACTTGCTGAGAGTCAATTTCCTGTAAAATAGTCTCTATGTAGTCAACGTATAATTTTAAGCTAATGCCATAATCCTGTAATAAAGCTTGTAAATTATCACCTTTGGCAGCTAATGTCCCAGGCTTTGTATCTATATATTGGGCTATGTCTTGCTCTAAAGTTTTAGCTGTGTTAACACTCTTGAGAAATTTAGCTTTTTTATGGGATAATCGTGGTGGATTTTCCAAGACAGCAACTAAATTAGAGCTATACAATTGCGCCTCTAAAGCTGCATCTTGATAATTTGTCAGTAGTTCTCTTTGCTGTTGGGCTTGATTGAATTGCCTGATTTCTC
The window above is part of the Nodularia spumigena CCY9414 genome. Proteins encoded here:
- a CDS encoding sensor histidine kinase, yielding MQTQKPIPVDSSSESKTVSAEKPSTDELPTIEFPSRGKLKASSWRIHQKIGYGYFVAIGIGFFGSLTGLVIANYYRGREIRQFNQAQQQRELLTNYQDAALEAQLYSSNLVAVLENPPRLSHKKAKFLKSVNTAKTLEQDIAQYIDTKPGTLAAKGDNLQALLQDYGISLKLYVDYIETILQEIDSQQVQPEKIALVRDKLLKIMRGETAIQLEQLSFRLSNILKIAENQEQERQKDVDQAKKVERFIVIMSMLVSVAIAAIVAWRTSRAIAEPVIIVTQVAEQVARKSNFDLRAPVTTEDEIGLLAKSLNRLIERVSERTKELEQAKELAEAASKAKSVFLANVSHELRTPLNAVIGLSQLLQDDATDLDLTGDFITDLETINSAGRHLLELINDILDLSKIEAGKMTLYPETFEIAKLINNVVLTVKSAIDKNNNILEVYCDQQLGTMYADQTRMRQVLLNLLSNSAKFTTNGKVTLTVKREKTDLPPEAAFDMITFSVTDTGIGMSESQQQQLFKPFTQGDTSTTKRYGGTGLGLAISRHFCQMMGGEVFVKSQPGVGSTFTVHLPLTMQE